GAACATGTGTTCGATTTCGTGCTAGGTTGGAGGCATGCCACTTTCCGCCCTGCACGAGGTCCTGATCGAACTGCTGCGGAGGCAGCCGGAGCAGATTGCCGCGCTGCTGGCTCGCCAGCGTGGGCTCAAGCTGGACGCCGTGCCGGTGCACCTGGCGCCCGAGGAACTGGGGCGGCCGCTCCCTCTGACCCGTCGCGCCGACCTGATTGTGCTGTTCGGGCAGCCCTCGCGTCCCCAGCTGGTGGTGGTGGTGGAGGTCCAGTTGCGCCGGGATGCGAGCAAGCGTGCGACCTGGCTGCAATACGTGGCCGCCGCCGTGGCGCGTTGGGGCTGCGACGTCGAGCTGCTGGTGGTGACGCCTCACGCCCAGGTGGCGCGCTGGGCGGCGGAACCGATTCGCATCAACGCCAAGCAGCACTTCCGGCCGTTGGTACTTGGGCCCGAGAGCCTGCCCCGCGAGGGGCCGGAGGCGCTGAGCGGGCGGCCGTACCCGGCCCTGTTGCAGACGCTGATGCACTGCCGCGACCCGGCGGATGTCTCGTTATTACAGGTCACGCTGTCGAGTCTGACGGCGTTGTCAGAGACGGACCAGCTCGGTTACGATGAATTCCTGCGCTGGCACCTGGATTCCTCACTGTGGACGTATCTGGAGGTCGACATGGGCCTGGAAAACACTCGCTTCTTCAAGAACGCCAGGAAGGCGCTGGAAGAGGCTAAGGCAGAAGGTGCCCGCGAGGTCTTGCTGCGCGTGATTACGCGGCAACTGGGCACTCGGGGTTCGCTGCCGGGTGCGGAAGCGATCGCCCGGATTGAAGCCCTGCCTCTCGCCGCCCTGGAGCAGCTGTACCTGGCCGCGCCAGGCTTTGAAAGCCACGACGACCTGACGGCCTGGCTGGCGGCTCACTGACGGCCCATCCGTCTCGCGCTGAGACTTAACGCCCTCGCAGGCGGTCTGCTCGTTTCCCAGCCTCGCCTTAAAAGGCCGACGCCTCGCGTGGTTCCTCGCTCGCTGCTTCCAGGCGCTGGAGCACCTTGCGGGCCAGGGCCTGCCAGGCGGGGGGGGCGGCGGTGTCGGCCGTCAGGGCGCGCACCTGCGCGATCGCCTGGCCGCGCCCCAGATCCCCCAGCGCCCGCAGCAGGGCCGCGGCGACGATTGAGGAGGGGGCCTGGTCCTGGCTCAGGGCTTGCTGCACGGCTGCGCCGGCCTGCTCGCCGCCGAGTCGGCCCAGGGCGTAGGCGGCCAGCGCCCGCAGCGGTTGGGCCGGCTCGTTCAGCGTCAGCGCGAGCCGCCGGGCCAAGCCGGCCTGGGGGACCTCCAGCGCGCGCAGCAGGGCCTGGCAGCGTGCCGCCAGGGCCGGGTCGGGGCAGCTGGGCGCGCAGTCTGCCTGTGCGGTGGCGGCCAGCCAGCAAGTCAGGGCTCCGTCGGGTACATCGACGGGCAGCAGTGCCCGCATTGGTGCCCAGGCCATCTCAGGCCCCAGCAGGCCGGCCGCCTGCGACAGCTCGGCGCGCGTGTCGGCGGGCAGGAAGTCCTCCGGGCCGAGCTGCCCGGCCTCGATGGCCGCCCGCAGGTGGGTGTAGATGGTGGATTCCTGGAGCTTCCGCAGCCCGGCGATCGCCGCGGGTGCATGCCCCTCCCGCAGCAGCGTGAGCGTGTCCTGTTCCGTGCGTGAAAGGGCTGTTGGCTCGTCCGCCGGGATGGGCCTCTTCGACCCGGCGGTGGTCCCATCTGCAGGTCTGGAAGTGCGAATGGCACCCTGTTCCGAGCGCGAGCGGTTGGCGGGCTCGTCCGTCGGGGCGGCTGGGGGGCTGACCTCCGGTTTCGTGCGCAGGTAGACCTGGGCCGTTTCGCTGGCCGCCAGCGCCGACGCGGGCGGCGAGGCGCCGCAGGCCTCCGCCAGCGCCGCCAGCAGGGCGTCGCCAAATTCCTCCAGCTTGCGCTCCCCGATGCCCTTGATGCCAAGCAGCGCGGCGCGCGAGGGCGGACGCCGACGCGCCACCTCTTTCAGCACGGCATCCGCGAACACCATGAAGGGCGGCACGCCGCGTTCCCGCGCCTGCGCCAGGCGCCAGCGCTTCAGCTGCGCGAAGACCTCCGCCTCATCTCCCCGGTCGGTGGTTGCGATGATGGCTTCCGCGCT
This sequence is a window from Candidatus Sericytochromatia bacterium. Protein-coding genes within it:
- a CDS encoding DUF4351 domain-containing protein; this encodes MPLSALHEVLIELLRRQPEQIAALLARQRGLKLDAVPVHLAPEELGRPLPLTRRADLIVLFGQPSRPQLVVVVEVQLRRDASKRATWLQYVAAAVARWGCDVELLVVTPHAQVARWAAEPIRINAKQHFRPLVLGPESLPREGPEALSGRPYPALLQTLMHCRDPADVSLLQVTLSSLTALSETDQLGYDEFLRWHLDSSLWTYLEVDMGLENTRFFKNARKALEEAKAEGAREVLLRVITRQLGTRGSLPGAEAIARIEALPLAALEQLYLAAPGFESHDDLTAWLAAH